A portion of the Clostridium gelidum genome contains these proteins:
- a CDS encoding inorganic phosphate transporter, with the protein MVSISITIILIAVILIALIFALSNGLHDASSVVATCIVCGAATPKQAIAIASIFGMIGSIFGGSAVADTISKVIDLPVNTSMLTILFAAIMGAVIWNLVTWRLGLPSSSTHALIGGIIGSVWVSSGYKHILWGWNELIGGQHELTGILKVVAGLIISPILGFIIAFILQKLTKLLLRNAKYTLNNSLNKLQLGIAAALAYSHGANDTQKIIGIIALALMAGKGITTIPLGIRIAGGLVMFIGTMLGGWTIMKTIGRGIFKIRVIHSVNSQLASSGSLLLATFIGAPVSTTHVVVGSVMGAGAADEYKMVHWGVAKEIILAWFITIPLSAVVSAIIYSLANFIFKVI; encoded by the coding sequence ATGGTGTCTATCAGCATAACCATAATTTTAATAGCAGTAATTCTAATAGCACTTATTTTTGCACTGTCCAATGGGCTCCATGATGCAAGTTCTGTAGTTGCAACTTGTATTGTTTGCGGTGCAGCAACGCCAAAGCAAGCAATTGCAATTGCATCAATTTTTGGAATGATTGGTTCTATTTTTGGTGGAAGTGCAGTAGCGGATACTATCTCTAAGGTTATAGATTTACCAGTGAATACTTCCATGCTCACAATACTTTTTGCAGCAATTATGGGAGCAGTTATATGGAATTTAGTAACCTGGAGATTAGGATTGCCTTCAAGCTCTACACATGCCTTGATAGGAGGAATTATTGGATCGGTATGGGTATCTTCAGGTTATAAACATATACTATGGGGCTGGAATGAACTAATTGGTGGACAACATGAGCTTACTGGAATTTTAAAAGTAGTTGCTGGTTTAATTATTTCACCAATCCTTGGATTTATAATTGCATTTATTCTTCAAAAACTTACGAAATTGCTACTCCGGAATGCGAAATATACATTAAATAATAGTTTAAATAAGCTACAATTAGGAATAGCTGCAGCACTTGCCTACAGCCATGGTGCTAATGATACACAAAAGATAATTGGAATAATAGCATTAGCGCTGATGGCAGGGAAGGGTATAACTACAATACCCCTTGGAATAAGAATAGCTGGTGGACTTGTAATGTTTATTGGAACAATGCTTGGAGGATGGACAATAATGAAAACTATCGGCAGAGGAATATTTAAAATAAGGGTTATTCATAGTGTGAATTCTCAATTAGCTTCTTCAGGGTCATTACTATTGGCTACTTTTATTGGGGCACCTGTTTCTACTACTCATGTAGTAGTTGGTAGTGTTATGGGGGCTGGTGCGGCTGATGAATATAAAATGGTTCATTGGGGTGTAGCAAAGGAGATTATTTTAGCTTGGTTTATTACAATACCACTATCTGCGGTAGTTTCTGCTATTATATATAGTTTAGCTAATTTTATTTTCAAAGTAATATAA
- a CDS encoding pyruvate, water dikinase regulatory protein, which translates to MITLFAVSDSVGETAETLAKAVAIHFKNNVDIKTIPFVRGLKDVENAVQIFEASMSCIVISTIVSLDIMESLTKRCYEKNIKLINLLEPIINSVESMMNMHQDYKPGALRVLDSIYFKRIEAMEFAMKYDDAKDNSGIEKADVVIVGLSRTSKTPLCMYLANKGIKAMNIPLVPEVEIPEQLFNMSQKKIFGLTVDPLRLIDIRKKRLDEYTAIYNNIQYYNDARILEELEFSDKVMRKLKCKVIDVSKIAIEETALIIMNALGYKND; encoded by the coding sequence ATGATAACACTTTTTGCTGTTTCAGATTCTGTAGGGGAAACTGCAGAAACGCTTGCAAAAGCTGTTGCAATACATTTTAAGAATAATGTGGATATAAAAACAATACCATTTGTGAGAGGCTTGAAGGATGTTGAAAATGCAGTTCAAATCTTTGAAGCATCAATGTCATGTATTGTTATTTCAACAATAGTTTCATTAGATATTATGGAGAGTCTTACTAAAAGGTGTTATGAAAAAAACATTAAACTTATTAATTTGCTTGAGCCAATCATAAATTCTGTAGAATCCATGATGAATATGCACCAAGATTATAAGCCAGGAGCACTTAGGGTATTAGATAGTATTTATTTTAAGAGAATTGAGGCAATGGAATTTGCCATGAAGTATGATGATGCGAAGGATAACAGTGGGATTGAAAAAGCAGATGTGGTAATTGTGGGATTATCTAGAACATCAAAAACCCCACTATGTATGTATCTGGCGAACAAAGGAATTAAAGCAATGAATATACCATTAGTTCCTGAGGTTGAAATTCCAGAACAACTATTTAATATGTCACAAAAGAAGATATTTGGATTAACAGTTGATCCGCTACGATTAATTGATATTCGAAAGAAAAGGTTAGATGAGTATACGGCAATTTATAATAATATTCAATATTATAATGATGCTAGAATACTCGAAGAATTGGAGTTTTCAGATAAAGTAATGAGAAAGCTCAAGTGTAAAGTTATTGATGTAAGCAAAATTGCTATTGAAGAAACAGCCCTTATTATTATGAATGCTCTAGGATATAAAAATGATTAA
- a CDS encoding GNAT family N-acetyltransferase codes for MVREATKKDLMDILEIYNDAILNTTAIYDYKAHTIDDRIQWYEKRKQDGYPLLVFEKDNRVVAFATFGPFRAYPAFKYTIEHSIYVHKDYRNLRIGKILLKELIDIASVDEYATIVACIDSLNENSIKIHEKFGFKYSGTITKAGFKFGKWLDLVFYQLDLSGPEIPLEG; via the coding sequence ATGGTGAGAGAAGCAACAAAAAAAGATTTAATGGATATTTTGGAGATTTACAACGATGCTATATTGAATACAACAGCAATTTATGATTATAAGGCTCACACTATTGATGATAGAATACAATGGTATGAAAAAAGGAAGCAAGATGGATATCCATTATTAGTATTTGAAAAAGATAATAGGGTAGTTGCATTTGCTACGTTTGGACCATTTAGAGCTTATCCAGCTTTTAAATATACAATAGAACATTCCATATATGTTCATAAGGATTATAGGAACCTTAGAATAGGTAAGATTTTATTGAAAGAACTAATAGACATTGCGAGTGTAGATGAATATGCAACTATAGTAGCATGCATAGATAGTTTAAATGAAAATAGTATTAAAATTCATGAAAAGTTTGGATTTAAGTATTCAGGTACAATAACAAAAGCAGGCTTTAAATTTGGTAAATGGCTAGATTTAGTTTTTTATCAATTGGATCTATCAGGACCTGAAATTCCTTTAGAAGGATAA
- a CDS encoding tRNA dihydrouridine synthase, whose translation MKYYLAPMEGITGYIYRNTYEKYFHNIDKYFTPFIVPNKSRSFNTKELKDTLPENNKGMNIVPQILTNDSEGFITLSSKLQQLGYNEVNLNLGCPAGTVVSKNRGSGFLAKREELDMFLDEIFKMDYMKISIKTRIGKDDSEEFYELIKIYNKYPIEELIIHPRTQKDFYGNKPNLEVFKDALALSTNPICYNGDIFTTKDNNKLIKSFPEAKTIMIGRGIISNPGLMNEIKNNTNINKKILKDFHDELLNEYVELFKEDRNTLFKMKELWGYMIYIFSDNKKYAKKIKKSQKLSDYNEAVSSLFMEQEIIKGAGLFSSQN comes from the coding sequence ATGAAATATTACTTAGCACCAATGGAAGGAATTACAGGATATATATATAGGAATACTTATGAAAAATATTTTCATAATATTGATAAATACTTTACGCCGTTTATTGTTCCAAATAAAAGCAGAAGTTTTAATACTAAAGAATTAAAGGATACTTTGCCTGAAAACAATAAAGGTATGAATATAGTGCCTCAAATACTTACTAATGATTCAGAAGGTTTCATCACACTTTCTAGTAAGTTACAACAATTAGGTTATAATGAGGTTAACTTAAATTTAGGCTGTCCTGCTGGAACAGTTGTTTCAAAAAATAGAGGCTCAGGATTTCTAGCTAAAAGAGAAGAACTTGATATGTTTTTAGATGAAATATTTAAAATGGATTATATGAAAATTTCTATAAAAACTAGAATAGGAAAAGATGATTCAGAAGAATTTTATGAGTTAATAAAAATTTATAATAAATATCCTATAGAAGAATTAATTATTCATCCTAGAACTCAAAAAGATTTTTATGGAAATAAACCCAATTTAGAGGTATTCAAAGACGCATTAGCTTTAAGCACTAATCCAATATGTTATAATGGTGATATTTTCACTACTAAGGATAATAATAAATTAATAAAATCTTTTCCAGAAGCAAAAACAATAATGATAGGAAGAGGGATAATATCCAATCCAGGCTTAATGAATGAAATTAAAAATAATACTAATATAAATAAAAAAATATTAAAAGATTTTCATGATGAACTTTTAAATGAATATGTAGAATTATTTAAGGAAGATAGAAATACATTATTTAAAATGAAAGAATTATGGGGATATATGATTTACATATTTTCAGATAATAAAAAATATGCTAAAAAAATAAAGAAGTCACAAAAGTTGAGTGATTATAATGAAGCCGTTTCAAGTTTATTTATGGAGCAAGAAATCATAAAAGGGGCAGGATTGTTTAGTAGTCAAAATTAA
- a CDS encoding MarR family winged helix-turn-helix transcriptional regulator has protein sequence MNFKEDSSSANVELAQKQADEIIEIFKIIRKSIGFKSEKSAKKYGFTAPQIGVIFHLHMMPSITLQSLSEHMNLTKSTVSGIVDRLEKQGVVTREIPKDNRRIVNLSISEEFKKNNDICKMKKEFMADFISESIKNADPKELEKMIYGLRQLSILLNENK, from the coding sequence GTGAACTTTAAAGAAGATTCATCCAGTGCAAATGTTGAACTAGCTCAAAAACAAGCGGATGAGATAATTGAAATATTTAAAATTATTAGAAAATCTATTGGTTTTAAATCTGAAAAAAGTGCAAAAAAATATGGTTTTACAGCACCTCAAATAGGCGTTATATTTCATTTGCATATGATGCCATCAATAACGCTTCAATCTTTAAGTGAGCATATGAATTTAACTAAAAGTACAGTTTCAGGTATAGTTGATCGTTTAGAAAAACAAGGTGTTGTAACAAGAGAGATCCCAAAAGATAATCGTAGAATTGTAAATTTATCAATTTCTGAAGAATTTAAAAAAAATAATGATATATGTAAAATGAAAAAAGAATTTATGGCTGATTTTATATCTGAGTCAATAAAAAATGCTGATCCCAAAGAATTAGAAAAGATGATTTATGGATTAAGACAATTAAGTATATTATTAAATGAAAATAAATAA
- a CDS encoding DHA2 family efflux MFS transporter permease subunit codes for MEKNNKGLLNSWLALGVVVIGTFMSILDSSIVNIALPKMMSVFGMPLDDAKWIITAYSLTLGAIIPLTGFLQDTFGSKKIYMFALGMFSVGSLLCGFAWSGGTMIAFRILQALGGGMIMPVGMSIIYSLFPREKIGLALGYWGIAAMAAPAIGPTLGGFIIEKMDWRMIFNVNVPIGIVGVIMAGILLKDSERKPIKSFDIIGFLSCTIGLVSVLYVLGEGSSIDWSKMENAILMTLGILSLILFVVNELTHPNPLLDLRILKLFDFSISLIISSVLTLALMGSAYILPMFLQNIRGYTAMETGVIMLPSALVMGVLMPVSGKLFDKLGAKPLVIPGLIILGITSYELANTINMNTSKEYIILVTCIRSIGLGLAMMPISTAGMNAVKSELVSRASALNNTIRQVSGALAVTIISTIMQGRGDYNYAKLAEQINVYNKASNDFLTSITSAYIHSGMSQSMAKVSALSSLMQKIKGQATIDGMQYAVMVTVAAVAVALILTFFMKTKRV; via the coding sequence TTAATATTGCTCTTCCTAAGATGATGTCTGTTTTTGGAATGCCTTTAGATGATGCTAAATGGATTATAACAGCTTATTCATTAACACTCGGAGCTATTATACCATTAACAGGATTTCTTCAGGATACTTTTGGATCTAAAAAAATATATATGTTTGCTTTAGGTATGTTTTCTGTAGGGTCTTTATTGTGTGGTTTTGCTTGGAGTGGTGGAACTATGATAGCATTTCGTATACTCCAAGCTCTTGGCGGTGGGATGATAATGCCAGTAGGAATGTCCATCATATATAGCTTGTTCCCTAGAGAAAAAATAGGACTAGCTCTTGGTTATTGGGGAATAGCAGCTATGGCTGCGCCTGCTATAGGACCAACCCTCGGAGGATTTATTATCGAAAAGATGGACTGGAGAATGATTTTCAATGTAAATGTTCCTATAGGGATAGTCGGCGTAATAATGGCAGGAATTTTATTAAAAGATTCGGAAAGAAAGCCTATTAAATCCTTTGATATAATAGGATTTTTATCTTGTACAATTGGACTCGTAAGTGTATTATATGTGCTTGGAGAAGGTTCTTCAATTGATTGGAGCAAGATGGAAAATGCAATATTAATGACACTTGGGATATTAAGTCTTATATTATTTGTAGTAAATGAGCTTACACATCCAAATCCATTATTAGATTTGCGAATTCTTAAGTTATTTGATTTTAGTATAAGTTTAATTATATCTAGTGTCTTAACCTTGGCACTTATGGGATCAGCTTATATATTACCTATGTTTTTGCAAAATATAAGAGGATATACTGCTATGGAAACAGGAGTCATTATGTTACCCTCTGCCTTGGTAATGGGAGTTTTGATGCCTGTAAGTGGAAAGCTGTTTGATAAGTTGGGTGCAAAACCTCTTGTAATACCTGGACTAATTATATTAGGTATTACATCTTATGAACTTGCAAATACTATAAATATGAATACAAGTAAAGAGTATATAATATTAGTTACTTGTATTAGATCAATAGGACTCGGGCTTGCTATGATGCCAATTAGTACAGCTGGAATGAATGCTGTAAAATCAGAATTAGTATCAAGGGCATCAGCTCTTAATAATACGATTAGGCAAGTATCTGGTGCGCTTGCTGTAACTATAATATCTACAATAATGCAAGGGAGAGGTGATTATAATTACGCTAAATTAGCAGAACAAATAAATGTTTATAATAAAGCATCAAATGATTTCTTAACTTCAATAACAAGTGCATATATACATTCGGGGATGTCACAAAGCATGGCTAAAGTTTCTGCTTTATCTAGCTTGATGCAAAAGATAAAGGGGCAAGCAACTATAGACGGAATGCAATATGCTGTTATGGTAACAGTAGCAGCAGTAGCAGTAGCTTTGATTTTAACTTTCTTTATGAAAACTAAAAGAGTGTAA